The following are from one region of the Pelagibius sp. CAU 1746 genome:
- a CDS encoding EF-hand domain-containing protein: MQKIILGILAIAAVAGWAAAYVFFADSGELADRLADAEAARAEAASAVEAARSDLAKQAAAAGSLAAAEKKLGAAQADILVLEKQVGDKRSELAEVAGEIESRKLELRKVERQLIEKRTSLETATQDAELAGHEVERLRAESAELMQTAERLRKDAPGAAGSGPAAAPSTATSSTATSSTPMSSTGATAGLAAQPRTSEPQTMDQKSRIERMFKLLDKNGDGEIDEFEFRLNSIRLLGAIDTNDDGVVTPDETLLPPERFSLFDKDGDGKIASLEFVEAFRILDRDSKGAITLEDYQAFIDSAAK, translated from the coding sequence ATGCAGAAGATCATCCTGGGTATCCTGGCAATCGCGGCCGTCGCCGGCTGGGCGGCGGCCTATGTGTTCTTCGCGGACTCCGGCGAGTTGGCCGACCGGCTGGCCGACGCCGAGGCTGCGCGCGCCGAGGCCGCAAGCGCAGTGGAGGCCGCACGAAGCGACCTCGCGAAGCAGGCCGCTGCGGCCGGCAGTCTTGCGGCGGCCGAGAAGAAGCTGGGGGCCGCGCAAGCCGATATCCTCGTCCTGGAGAAACAGGTCGGCGACAAGAGGTCCGAACTCGCGGAGGTGGCCGGCGAGATCGAATCCAGGAAGCTCGAACTCCGCAAGGTGGAGCGCCAGCTGATCGAGAAGAGGACATCCCTCGAGACCGCCACGCAGGACGCCGAGCTGGCCGGGCATGAGGTGGAGCGGCTGCGCGCCGAATCGGCCGAGCTGATGCAAACCGCCGAGCGGTTGCGCAAGGACGCACCCGGCGCGGCGGGCTCCGGTCCCGCCGCCGCGCCTTCCACCGCCACGTCCTCCACCGCCACGTCCTCCACCCCCATGTCCTCTACCGGCGCGACGGCCGGACTCGCGGCTCAGCCGCGGACCTCCGAACCGCAGACGATGGACCAGAAGAGCCGGATCGAGCGGATGTTCAAGCTGCTCGACAAGAACGGCGACGGCGAGATCGACGAATTCGAGTTCAGGCTGAACAGCATCAGGCTGCTCGGCGCGATCGACACCAACGACGACGGCGTCGTCACCCCCGACGAAACCCTGTTGCCGCCCGAGCGCTTCAGCCTTTTCGACAAGGACGGCGATGGAAAGATCGCATCGCTCGAGTTCGTCGAGGCGTTCCGTATCCTGGACCGGGACTCCAAGGGCGCCATAACCCTGGAAGACTACCAGGCCTTCA
- the argE gene encoding acetylornithine deacetylase codes for MTAIRPHSREMIERLIGFDTTSAKSNLEFIDFAQSYLEGHGARCRRIANPEGTKANLFASLGPEAPGGVVLSGHSDVVPVDGQSWDSDPFTLVERDGRLYGRGTADMKSFIAVAMALVPEFQAQPLRHPLHLALSYDEEVGCTGVGGMIDDIVANLPRPEMVIVGEPTEMKIVNGHKGCYVFETHLEGLAAHSSQPHRGGNAIFAAGRLIAYLADLAAQKRAEAPADSPFDPPYTTFNLGLIEGGKALNIVAQDCSFGWEFRPIPSEDTAAIIEGFEAYARDEVLPALREFAPEAGIETRHLSTVLPLMPVENNPVETLVRRLSGSNAAPGVVSFGTEGGLFQAAGMDAVVFGPGSIDQAHKPNEFIAVDQVAACEEFILKLRDWAVAG; via the coding sequence ATGACCGCAATCCGCCCCCACAGCCGCGAGATGATCGAACGCCTGATCGGCTTCGACACCACCTCCGCCAAGTCGAACCTGGAATTCATCGACTTCGCCCAAAGCTATCTGGAAGGCCACGGCGCGCGCTGCCGGCGCATCGCCAATCCCGAAGGCACCAAGGCGAACCTCTTCGCCAGCCTCGGGCCCGAGGCGCCGGGCGGCGTGGTGCTGTCCGGGCACAGCGACGTGGTGCCGGTCGACGGCCAGTCCTGGGACAGCGATCCCTTCACGCTGGTGGAGCGCGACGGCCGGCTCTACGGGCGCGGCACCGCCGACATGAAATCCTTCATCGCCGTGGCCATGGCCCTGGTTCCGGAATTCCAGGCCCAGCCGCTGCGCCATCCGCTGCACCTCGCCCTTTCCTACGACGAGGAGGTGGGCTGCACCGGCGTCGGCGGCATGATCGACGACATCGTCGCCAACCTGCCGCGCCCGGAGATGGTGATCGTCGGCGAGCCGACGGAGATGAAGATCGTCAACGGCCACAAAGGCTGCTACGTCTTCGAAACTCACCTGGAGGGCCTGGCGGCGCATTCCAGTCAGCCCCATCGCGGCGGCAACGCCATCTTCGCCGCCGGCCGGCTGATCGCCTACCTGGCCGACCTGGCCGCGCAGAAGCGCGCGGAGGCGCCGGCCGACAGCCCCTTCGATCCGCCTTACACCACCTTCAACCTGGGCCTGATCGAAGGCGGCAAGGCGCTCAACATCGTGGCCCAGGACTGCAGCTTCGGCTGGGAGTTCCGGCCGATTCCCAGCGAGGACACCGCGGCCATCATCGAGGGCTTCGAGGCCTATGCCCGCGACGAAGTCCTGCCGGCGCTCCGCGAGTTCGCGCCGGAGGCCGGCATCGAGACTCGGCATCTCTCCACCGTGCTGCCGCTGATGCCGGTCGAGAACAATCCCGTCGAAACCCTGGTACGCCGCCTTTCCGGCAGCAACGCGGCGCCCGGCGTGGTCTCCTTCGGCACCGAGGGCGGGCTGTTCCAGGCGGCAGGCATGGACGCCGTGGTTTTCGGGCCCGGCTCCATCGACCAGGCCCACAAGCCCAACGAGTTCATTGCCGTGGACCAGGTGGCCGCCTGCGAGGAATTCATACTAAAACTTCGCGACTGGGCCGTCGCTGGCTGA
- a CDS encoding TrkH family potassium uptake protein has product MIELRPVIFVIGILLSVLAVAMIIPAIVDISVGHPDWQVFSVAAFVTLFVGVSMMLTTRASLGSFSVRQAFVMTNLAWFVIAAFGALPFQFSELELDPADAFFESMSGVTTTGATVIVGLDFAPPGILLWRAILQWLGGIGIIVMAVAILPMLQVGGMQMFRVEAFDTDKVLPRAAQIAGGIAIIYVFLTAVAAMLLWSLGMSGFDAVAHAMTSIATGGFSTYDASVGHFDNAAIDWAMSAIMVLGSIPFVLYLRVIRGDLRPVFADTQVRWFLTILAVAILFTAGWLYRGDLMEPLEALRYSTFNVISVMTGSGFATADYGRWGSFVVSVMFVLMFVGGCAGSTTCGIKIFRLQVLYATAHAQIHRLMQPNGVFFPYYNKKPIPDPVATSVMSFFFLFAACFALLAVGLGLTGLDFVTAVSGAASAIANVGPGLGEVIGPAGTYATLPDSSKLLLCLGMLLGRLELFTVLILLAPSFWRG; this is encoded by the coding sequence ATGATCGAGCTGCGCCCTGTCATCTTCGTCATCGGCATCCTGCTCTCGGTGCTGGCCGTGGCCATGATCATCCCGGCCATCGTCGACATCTCGGTCGGCCATCCCGACTGGCAGGTCTTTTCCGTCGCCGCCTTCGTCACGCTCTTCGTCGGCGTTTCCATGATGCTGACCACGCGCGCCAGCCTGGGCAGCTTCTCGGTGCGCCAGGCCTTCGTCATGACCAACCTGGCCTGGTTCGTCATCGCCGCCTTCGGCGCCCTGCCCTTCCAGTTCTCGGAGCTGGAGCTGGACCCGGCCGACGCCTTCTTCGAGTCCATGTCGGGCGTCACCACCACCGGCGCCACGGTCATCGTCGGCCTGGACTTCGCGCCGCCGGGCATCCTGCTGTGGCGCGCCATCCTGCAGTGGTTGGGCGGAATCGGCATCATCGTCATGGCCGTGGCCATCCTGCCGATGCTGCAGGTCGGCGGCATGCAGATGTTCCGCGTCGAGGCCTTCGATACCGACAAGGTGCTGCCGCGCGCCGCGCAGATCGCCGGCGGGATCGCCATCATCTACGTCTTCCTGACCGCCGTCGCAGCCATGCTGCTGTGGTCGCTGGGCATGTCGGGCTTCGACGCCGTGGCCCACGCCATGACCTCCATCGCCACCGGCGGCTTCTCCACCTACGACGCCTCGGTCGGCCACTTCGACAACGCCGCCATCGACTGGGCGATGAGCGCCATCATGGTGCTGGGCTCGATCCCCTTCGTGCTCTACCTGCGCGTGATCCGCGGCGACCTGCGGCCGGTCTTCGCCGACACCCAGGTGCGCTGGTTCCTGACCATCCTCGCCGTCGCCATCCTCTTCACCGCGGGCTGGCTGTACCGTGGCGACCTCATGGAACCGTTGGAAGCGCTGCGCTACAGCACCTTCAACGTCATCTCGGTGATGACCGGCAGCGGTTTCGCCACCGCCGACTACGGGCGCTGGGGCAGCTTCGTGGTCTCCGTCATGTTCGTGTTGATGTTCGTCGGCGGCTGCGCCGGTTCCACCACCTGCGGCATCAAGATCTTCCGCCTGCAGGTGCTCTACGCCACCGCGCATGCCCAGATCCATCGCCTGATGCAACCCAACGGCGTCTTCTTTCCCTACTACAACAAGAAACCCATCCCCGATCCGGTGGCCACCTCGGTGATGAGTTTCTTCTTCCTCTTCGCCGCCTGCTTCGCCTTGCTGGCCGTCGGCCTGGGCCTCACCGGACTGGATTTCGTCACCGCCGTCTCCGGCGCCGCCTCGGCCATCGCCAACGTGGGGCCCGGCCTGGGCGAGGTCATCGGCCCGGCCGGCACCTACGCCACCCTGCCCGACAGCTCAAAGCTGCTGCTCTGCCTGGGCATGCTGCTCGGACGCCTCGAACTCTTCACCGTCCTGATCCTGCTGGCGCCTTCCTTCTGGCGCGGCTGA
- the folE gene encoding GTP cyclohydrolase I FolE, with protein sequence MTTKQKIQDLPQAERPTREEALRAVETLIRWAGDDPTREGLSGTPDRVVKAYDEFFEGYSVDPLELLKRTFEEVEGYDEMVLLRDIRFESHCEHHMAPIIGKAHVAYMPNNRVVGISKLARIVEAYAKRLQIQEKMTAQIANTIDEVLQPKGVAVVIEASHQCMTTRGIHKPGTSMVTSRMLGMFRTNPSTRREFLALVGSPAGLHYDGS encoded by the coding sequence GTGACCACCAAACAGAAAATTCAAGACCTGCCACAGGCTGAGCGGCCGACGCGCGAGGAAGCGCTGCGGGCCGTGGAAACCCTGATCCGCTGGGCCGGAGACGATCCCACGCGCGAAGGCCTGAGCGGCACGCCGGACCGCGTGGTCAAGGCCTACGACGAGTTCTTCGAGGGCTACAGCGTCGATCCCCTGGAGCTGCTGAAGCGCACCTTCGAGGAGGTCGAGGGCTATGACGAGATGGTGCTGCTGCGCGACATTCGTTTCGAATCCCACTGCGAGCACCACATGGCGCCGATCATCGGCAAGGCCCACGTCGCCTACATGCCCAACAACCGCGTCGTCGGCATTTCCAAGCTGGCGCGGATCGTGGAAGCCTATGCCAAGCGCCTGCAGATCCAGGAAAAGATGACGGCTCAAATCGCCAACACGATCGATGAGGTGTTGCAGCCCAAGGGCGTCGCCGTGGTCATCGAGGCGTCGCACCAGTGCATGACGACGCGCGGGATTCACAAGCCTGGCACCTCCATGGTGACCAGCCGCATGCTCGGGATGTTCCGTACCAATCCATCCACGCGGCGGGAGTTTCTCGCACTGGTCGGATCGCCCGCGGGTCTGCATTACGACGGCAGCTAG
- the apaG gene encoding Co2+/Mg2+ efflux protein ApaG, whose amino-acid sequence MYSATTQSISVTVKPIYLEDQSSPTESHYVWAYQVRIENTGSETVQLLNRHWRITDSMGRVQEVHGAGVVGEQPTLEPGETFEYTSGTPLTTPSGIMVGSYEMESTDGRRFDVEIPAFSLDSPHQPVQLN is encoded by the coding sequence ATGTACAGCGCGACGACCCAGTCAATCAGCGTGACGGTCAAACCGATCTATCTGGAGGACCAGTCCTCCCCCACGGAGAGCCACTATGTCTGGGCCTACCAGGTGCGCATCGAGAATACCGGTTCGGAAACGGTCCAGTTGTTGAACCGGCACTGGCGCATCACCGATTCCATGGGACGGGTGCAGGAAGTCCATGGGGCCGGCGTGGTCGGCGAGCAGCCAACGTTGGAGCCGGGCGAGACCTTCGAGTACACCAGCGGCACGCCGCTGACCACGCCCTCGGGCATCATGGTCGGCAGCTACGAGATGGAAAGCACCGACGGCCGGCGCTTCGACGTTGAAATCCCGGCATTTTCGCTGGACAGCCCGCATCAGCCCGTGCAACTCAACTAG